A stretch of Aerococcus urinaehominis DNA encodes these proteins:
- a CDS encoding Rib/alpha-like domain-containing protein, translated as MLGKNNTQARREKMGNKVYKYAIKRLSVGVASVAVAAGILFSSQEQVAQAASETGVEATTPGDTSSADAAQPEAEAPTDPVAQPGEETTAAPGAEEATGKPAEADAPTEEAPAPEASTATPAEDDKLPEGAVNTAEPEAAPADGSVEEPVQPEVKPASSIEPKNLIEKGEEGETVKTRNEVEPRANELTFGKDKDGNIISKEASEAVANKSELAEAKSYEWVKSPEIGDTKAHVKVTYNDGSYDILEVNVQTPNRPEDEPGSNVITSGGTSEADAIEATGNDPRASFTYQGRAWIENEPSFGGGPDDGDQPVAGQKIYLQWRDHKGIISPIFYTTTKADGTFIFDLSRPVLNADGSMTKFTLTGLNGAKTGVRTWAEPLEGYSVVKSGDMYGARFQTRLDRTQENWDFTVGVERIVGGVVQYQRKPNVEGWLAKPESEWVRPDTTDGYWPDNGNYGVMRGKVWYENNETNGGVTNEYLGQPGNGDVWATGMEVVGSYVNDEVARQFDQWRDNNKGYTHDQFKQAQKDIIAAYEAEHGKGSAIAETVVGKVDKDGNYRIPFRGLYGVSRNRQNAPAQISNKITDEEFGELVRDEEVNHSDSRVWDGIVNLRNRHINYDYSYVYPLVGNNDVWMKMYEDNMFQSSYSIGGQLNAGTNISGIQFAILAAQPVHDVTNKDTNENWAKPGDTAESHTKGLHPNQVYKVRWFKDGEAIGEAVEMRSDNLGEFGSVPITVSDDLTDDSVYTSAVFTANDKADNLANALYVDSFIARPVVKKVNQADPVKKGYARVTFLPGEDGAFDNGSGAVYYDVLENYTLKEAQEAAKNSAVPLEIPNVTPADNVYPFQGWKLNTNNKFSSLDATSVKLKDLADADAKLQNGVPVTFVAGYAKEKDAAKYTPAYAETAGEVGKEAKSAAPTFTDKDGKAATPKVNSYKLGEGAPAGATIDEATGVVTYTPTEADAGKTVEVPVVVTYADDSTDNVKAPIKVAQLDDVIDRTDDPSKPTPEGYVRVTLDAGEGAKLKDGQTKKVYDVKKGKSLAENQYPQVEVDPAKKNDYKDPITWTVAPGTPINEQTDIVANATKTEANTNEPVGKDQTVKVGEPVDSDKSIENLTDLPAGTKTSFKEPVDTTTEGQKDATVVVTYPDGSTDEVPVKVNVEKNPTQADTNTPVGKDQTVKVGEPVDSDKSIENLTDLPAGTKTSFKEPVDTTTEGQKDATVVVTYPDGSTDEVPVKVNVEKNPTQADTNTPVGKDQTVKVGEPVDSDKSIENLTDLPAGTKTSFKEPVDTTTEGQKDATVVVTYPDGSTDEVPVKVNVEKNPTQADTNTPVGKDQTVKVGEPVDSDKSIENLKDLPAGTKTSFKEPVDTTTEGQKDATVVVTYPDGSTDEVPVKVNVEKNPTQADTNTPVGKDQTVKVGEPVDSDKSIENLKDLPAGTKTSFKEPVDTTTEGQKDATVVVTYPDGSTDEVPVKVNVEKNPTQADTNTPVGKDQTVKVGEPVDSDKSIENLKDLPAGTKTSFKEPVDTTTEGQKDATVVVTYPDGSTDEVPVKVNVKKELTQADETTPTVPADKTPVEDKNQLTQDEKDQVKKAIEDANKDTFPAAKDGQEPTKVEVDDKGNATITYPDGSKDTIPSEDLIREKTKVTGEAKEVEPTDKEQATGLRVENQDKGTPTKVTAKDEDGNNVPVTVDKDGNILVTPGTKVDGPITVTVEDQDLPGGKKDFEVPVKGHEKGRNDNGTSVDDSKVTPVDPTDEKQGTGIIVNNPDKDTKVTAKDEDGKDVPVEINPETGEVEVTPGTKVDGPITVIVEDPDLPGGKKEIEVPVNGHEKGRDDNGSDKTDAKTSVDQTGVKPVNPTDDKQGTGIIVNNPDKDTKVTAKDEDGNDVPVVINPETGEVEVTPGTKVDGPITVIVEDPELPGGKVEITVPVVGHEAGRDDNGSDKTDKATTVDQTGVKPVNPTDDKQGTGIIVNNPDKDTKVTAKDEDGKDVPVVINPETGEIEVTPGTNVDGPITVIVEDPELPGGKVEITVPVVVGHEAGRDDNAKGAPSQTGKGQATGQSAKQATKAALPNTGAVTGLGTLGVVLAGIGSVFALAGKKRKED; from the coding sequence TTGCTAGGTAAAAATAATACACAAGCCCGTCGCGAAAAGATGGGTAACAAAGTATATAAATATGCAATTAAGCGGCTTAGTGTAGGTGTTGCTTCTGTTGCAGTGGCAGCAGGCATCCTATTCTCAAGCCAAGAACAAGTAGCACAAGCTGCTAGTGAAACAGGTGTTGAGGCAACTACTCCGGGTGACACAAGTTCAGCGGATGCTGCCCAACCAGAAGCCGAAGCGCCAACTGACCCAGTTGCGCAACCAGGGGAAGAAACAACAGCTGCACCAGGTGCTGAAGAAGCAACCGGCAAACCAGCTGAAGCTGATGCTCCTACTGAAGAAGCACCAGCTCCTGAAGCATCAACAGCAACTCCAGCTGAAGATGACAAGCTTCCTGAAGGTGCGGTTAATACTGCTGAGCCTGAAGCTGCACCAGCAGATGGATCAGTTGAAGAGCCGGTACAACCTGAAGTTAAACCAGCTTCCAGTATTGAACCAAAGAATCTGATTGAAAAAGGCGAAGAAGGGGAAACCGTAAAAACAAGAAACGAAGTTGAACCTCGAGCCAATGAATTAACCTTTGGTAAAGATAAAGATGGAAATATCATTAGCAAAGAAGCTTCAGAGGCAGTCGCTAATAAATCTGAATTAGCTGAGGCTAAATCTTATGAATGGGTCAAAAGTCCTGAAATTGGCGATACAAAAGCTCATGTCAAAGTTACTTATAATGATGGTTCTTATGACATCTTAGAAGTTAACGTCCAAACACCAAATAGACCTGAAGATGAACCAGGTTCAAACGTCATCACATCAGGCGGTACTAGCGAAGCAGATGCTATTGAAGCAACAGGAAATGATCCAAGAGCTAGTTTCACTTACCAAGGTAGAGCTTGGATTGAAAATGAACCGAGCTTTGGTGGTGGTCCAGATGATGGCGACCAACCTGTAGCTGGACAAAAAATCTACCTTCAATGGCGGGATCACAAAGGTATCATTTCTCCAATCTTCTATACAACCACTAAGGCAGATGGAACATTTATCTTTGATTTATCAAGACCCGTATTAAACGCCGATGGTTCTATGACTAAATTTACCCTCACAGGTCTTAATGGAGCTAAGACTGGTGTTAGAACATGGGCAGAACCTCTTGAAGGATATTCTGTCGTAAAATCAGGAGATATGTACGGTGCTAGATTCCAAACTAGACTTGATAGAACTCAGGAAAACTGGGACTTCACTGTCGGCGTTGAAAGGATCGTTGGTGGTGTTGTTCAGTATCAAAGAAAACCAAATGTTGAAGGTTGGTTAGCCAAACCAGAAAGTGAATGGGTAAGACCAGACACGACTGATGGCTACTGGCCAGATAATGGTAACTACGGAGTCATGCGTGGTAAAGTTTGGTATGAAAACAACGAAACCAATGGTGGGGTTACAAACGAGTATCTAGGTCAACCAGGTAATGGTGATGTATGGGCAACTGGTATGGAAGTCGTTGGTTCCTATGTTAATGATGAAGTAGCTCGTCAGTTTGACCAATGGAGAGATAATAATAAAGGCTATACCCATGACCAATTCAAACAAGCGCAAAAAGATATCATTGCTGCTTATGAAGCGGAGCATGGTAAGGGATCTGCTATTGCTGAAACTGTAGTAGGTAAGGTGGACAAAGATGGTAACTATAGAATTCCATTTAGAGGTCTATATGGTGTCTCTAGAAATAGACAAAATGCACCAGCTCAAATATCTAATAAAATTACTGATGAAGAGTTTGGTGAACTTGTAAGAGATGAAGAAGTAAATCACTCTGATTCAAGAGTTTGGGATGGAATTGTTAACCTAAGAAACCGTCATATTAATTATGACTATTCATATGTTTACCCACTTGTAGGTAATAATGATGTTTGGATGAAGATGTATGAGGATAACATGTTCCAATCTTCCTACTCAATTGGGGGACAATTAAATGCAGGAACGAATATTTCCGGTATCCAGTTCGCAATCCTTGCGGCTCAGCCAGTCCATGATGTAACCAATAAAGATACAAATGAAAATTGGGCAAAACCAGGTGACACGGCTGAATCTCATACCAAAGGCTTGCATCCTAATCAAGTTTACAAAGTTAGATGGTTCAAAGATGGTGAAGCTATAGGCGAAGCCGTAGAAATGAGATCTGATAACTTAGGTGAATTTGGCTCTGTTCCAATTACTGTGTCAGATGATTTAACAGATGATTCAGTTTATACATCTGCAGTATTTACAGCAAATGATAAAGCTGATAACTTGGCAAATGCGCTTTATGTTGATTCATTCATTGCAAGACCAGTAGTTAAGAAAGTTAATCAAGCAGACCCTGTTAAGAAAGGCTATGCCCGAGTAACCTTCTTACCAGGTGAAGACGGCGCCTTTGATAATGGTAGTGGAGCAGTATACTATGATGTCCTGGAAAACTATACATTAAAAGAAGCTCAGGAAGCAGCTAAAAATTCAGCCGTTCCATTAGAGATTCCTAATGTAACACCAGCTGATAATGTATATCCATTCCAAGGATGGAAGCTAAATACTAACAACAAATTTAGTTCATTAGATGCTACAAGCGTTAAACTTAAAGACCTAGCAGATGCTGATGCTAAGCTTCAAAATGGTGTTCCTGTAACATTTGTAGCAGGTTATGCTAAAGAAAAAGATGCGGCTAAATACACTCCAGCTTACGCAGAAACAGCAGGCGAAGTTGGCAAAGAAGCTAAATCAGCAGCTCCAACTTTCACAGATAAAGATGGCAAAGCAGCAACACCAAAAGTTAATTCTTATAAACTAGGTGAAGGTGCTCCTGCAGGTGCGACAATTGATGAGGCAACAGGTGTTGTTACTTATACACCAACAGAAGCTGATGCAGGCAAGACTGTAGAAGTACCAGTTGTTGTAACTTACGCTGATGATTCTACTGATAATGTTAAAGCTCCAATTAAGGTTGCTCAATTAGATGATGTTATCGACAGAACTGATGACCCAAGTAAACCAACACCAGAAGGTTATGTAAGAGTAACATTAGATGCAGGTGAAGGTGCCAAGCTTAAAGATGGTCAAACTAAGAAAGTTTACGACGTTAAGAAGGGTAAATCTTTAGCAGAAAATCAATATCCTCAAGTAGAAGTTGACCCTGCTAAGAAGAATGACTACAAGGATCCGATTACATGGACAGTAGCACCAGGTACGCCAATTAACGAACAAACTGATATCGTTGCTAACGCTACTAAGACTGAAGCCAATACAAATGAACCAGTAGGTAAAGACCAAACGGTTAAAGTTGGCGAGCCAGTAGACTCAGACAAGTCAATCGAAAACTTGACAGATCTACCAGCCGGTACCAAGACTTCATTCAAAGAACCAGTAGACACAACAACAGAAGGCCAAAAAGACGCCACAGTAGTTGTCACTTACCCAGATGGTTCAACAGATGAAGTGCCAGTTAAGGTTAATGTAGAGAAGAACCCTACTCAAGCTGATACCAATACACCAGTAGGTAAAGACCAAACGGTTAAAGTTGGCGAGCCAGTAGACTCAGACAAGTCAATCGAAAACTTGACAGATCTACCAGCCGGTACCAAGACTTCATTCAAAGAACCAGTAGACACAACAACAGAAGGCCAAAAAGACGCCACAGTAGTTGTCACTTACCCAGATGGTTCAACAGATGAAGTGCCAGTTAAGGTTAATGTAGAGAAGAACCCTACTCAAGCTGATACCAATACACCAGTAGGTAAAGACCAAACGGTTAAAGTTGGCGAGCCAGTAGACTCAGACAAGTCAATCGAAAACTTGACAGATCTACCAGCCGGAACTAAGACTTCATTCAAAGAACCGGTAGACACAACAACAGAAGGTCAAAAAGACGCTACAGTGGTTGTAACATACCCAGATGGTTCAACAGATGAAGTACCAGTTAAGGTTAATGTAGAGAAGAACCCTACTCAAGCTGATACCAATACACCAGTAGGTAAAGATCAGACTGTTAAAGTTGGCGAGCCAGTAGACTCAGACAAGTCAATTGAAAACTTGAAAGATCTACCAGCCGGAACTAAGACTTCATTCAAAGAACCGGTAGACACAACAACAGAAGGTCAAAAAGACGCTACAGTGGTTGTAACATACCCAGATGGTTCAACAGATGAAGTGCCAGTTAAGGTTAATGTAGAGAAGAACCCTACTCAAGCTGATACCAATACACCAGTAGGTAAAGATCAGACTGTTAAAGTTGGCGAGCCAGTAGACTCAGACAAGTCAATTGAAAACTTGAAAGATCTACCAGCCGGAACTAAGACTTCATTCAAAGAACCGGTAGACACAACAACAGAAGGTCAAAAAGACGCTACAGTGGTTGTAACATACCCAGATGGTTCAACAGATGAAGTGCCAGTTAAGGTTAATGTAGAGAAGAACCCTACTCAAGCTGATACCAATACACCAGTAGGTAAAGATCAGACTGTTAAAGTTGGCGAGCCAGTAGACTCAGACAAGTCAATTGAAAACTTGAAAGATCTACCAGCCGGAACTAAGACTTCATTCAAAGAACCGGTAGACACAACAACAGAAGGTCAAAAAGACGCCACAGTAGTTGTAACATACCCAGATGGTTCAACAGATGAAGTGCCAGTAAAAGTTAATGTTAAAAAAGAATTAACTCAAGCTGATGAAACTACCCCAACTGTACCTGCTGACAAGACACCAGTTGAAGATAAGAACCAGTTAACTCAAGATGAGAAAGACCAAGTTAAGAAAGCCATCGAAGATGCGAACAAGGATACATTCCCTGCAGCTAAAGATGGTCAAGAACCAACTAAGGTAGAAGTTGATGATAAAGGTAACGCTACTATCACTTACCCAGACGGTTCTAAGGATACTATCCCATCTGAAGACTTAATCCGTGAAAAGACTAAAGTCACTGGTGAAGCTAAAGAAGTTGAACCAACTGATAAAGAACAAGCAACTGGTCTAAGAGTTGAGAACCAAGATAAAGGTACGCCAACTAAAGTGACTGCTAAAGATGAAGACGGCAACAATGTACCAGTAACTGTAGACAAAGATGGTAACATCTTAGTCACTCCAGGTACAAAAGTTGACGGTCCAATCACTGTAACAGTTGAAGACCAAGACTTACCAGGTGGTAAGAAAGACTTCGAAGTACCAGTTAAAGGTCATGAAAAAGGACGTAACGATAATGGTACATCAGTTGATGATTCTAAGGTAACCCCAGTAGATCCAACTGACGAAAAACAAGGTACTGGCATTATCGTTAACAACCCTGATAAAGACACTAAAGTGACTGCTAAGGATGAAGACGGTAAAGATGTACCGGTTGAAATCAACCCAGAAACTGGTGAAGTAGAAGTTACCCCAGGTACTAAGGTAGACGGTCCAATCACTGTAATCGTTGAAGACCCAGACTTACCAGGTGGTAAGAAAGAAATTGAAGTACCAGTAAACGGTCACGAAAAAGGTCGCGATGACAACGGTTCAGACAAGACAGATGCTAAGACATCAGTTGACCAAACAGGTGTTAAACCAGTTAACCCAACTGACGACAAACAAGGTACTGGCATCATCGTCAACAATCCTGATAAAGACACGAAAGTGACTGCCAAGGATGAAGATGGTAATGATGTACCAGTAGTCATCAACCCAGAAACTGGTGAAGTAGAAGTTACCCCAGGTACTAAGGTAGACGGCCCAATTACTGTAATCGTTGAAGACCCAGAATTACCAGGTGGTAAGGTTGAAATCACTGTTCCTGTAGTAGGTCATGAAGCTGGCCGTGATGATAACGGTTCAGACAAGACTGACAAAGCAACGACAGTTGATCAAACAGGTGTTAAACCAGTTAACCCAACTGATGACAAACAAGGTACTGGCATCATCGTCAACAATCCTGATAAAGACACGAAAGTGACTGCCAAGGATGAAGACGGTAAAGATGTACCGGTAGTAATCA
- a CDS encoding YlbG family protein produces MTEVYDNQLDLDQNQAEANHGQRDDHSPDTSQGQAAGDHQVVDQTVTGQTSQAQGQTSNPYRELVLGQNRQELIIQLYSTKKLDPLRKIGYIHYVSERMKYMIMYVDIDQVDQALKRLNKLHMVRQVAISPLQTMDMDFLTVLERYEAARGPAHASQQDHDTGDGEATKA; encoded by the coding sequence ATGACAGAAGTATATGATAACCAGCTGGATTTAGACCAAAATCAGGCGGAAGCTAACCACGGCCAAAGGGATGACCATAGCCCCGATACTAGTCAAGGGCAAGCTGCTGGTGACCACCAAGTGGTTGATCAAACAGTAACTGGTCAGACTAGCCAGGCTCAGGGGCAAACAAGTAATCCATACCGGGAACTTGTGCTTGGTCAGAACCGTCAGGAATTAATTATCCAGCTTTATTCGACAAAGAAGCTAGACCCGCTCCGCAAGATTGGCTACATTCATTATGTATCTGAGCGCATGAAATATATGATTATGTATGTCGACATTGACCAGGTCGACCAGGCCCTAAAAAGGTTAAATAAATTACACATGGTTAGGCAGGTTGCTATTAGCCCTCTGCAGACCATGGATATGGATTTCTTGACAGTCCTAGAACGTTATGAAGCAGCGCGTGGACCAGCGCATGCAAGTCAGCAGGACCATGATACAGGTGATGGTGAAGCGACAAAAGCGTAA